A stretch of Leptolyngbya subtilissima AS-A7 DNA encodes these proteins:
- a CDS encoding PAS domain S-box protein encodes MKRNASGKFVNNWERETKHRVSLSLTHTAWRSLEQTAQQQKTSRSEVIEQFARSLEAEHAVCDPGDNAQVVRLQNQLLELQQQNQALEARLAHTPGPVEQATEHKVAAILESITDAFVAFDRQWHYTYVNQAAAQILHKAPEDLIGKQVWNDVFPELVGGVAYEAMHRAIAEQIPVAWEEFGEPLQRCLEVKAYPSAEGIAVYFRDVTDRKQAEVERERLLRDLETEHAQFEAVLRQMPAGVLIAEAGSNKLILANEQAKQILGCSYEQSYELEAYVPITPFEAFRPDGQKYEPHEFPLPRSLRTGEVVTDEEMELRQDDGQRTVITVNAAPILDGQGQILAAAVVFQDITERQQTEKLLRQQAEHLENQQKWLEAVLDSMPTPTVFIEPETAKVIFANRIANELAGGDLPKNKSLEEYASAYYCTDAQGDRIATEQMPAVLVARGEQLQNYEMNWHTPDGVRATLCWGEILPAMYGHPAIGIGMFQDVTRLKQIEANLRQAEERLQLALSSAQMVAWDVDLETDQVVCSPNAEEIWGMQVGTTEAFRALIHPEDRPLLRQATVEALEGNQTFAQEYRVVAPDGEVRWLKGQGQIYLNESGQAVRMAGVSINITERKQIEANREALLAELQRKEQQQKFLIELNDAARTLQDPEEIVWQVVNATGKQFNVTRCAYGEIDQAQEHVIVDRDYCDGVISVVGKHHMDSFGAEIIAQLKQGKTVVVDDVARDPRTAGVGEAAFAAIETQSLLCVPLVKRGRFVALLVLHHAAPRPWTANDVALMERIAEKTWLAVERSRAEANLRESEARLQLALNIGRMGTWEWDMQTGTIRWSAGHFTILGYQPNECEPSYKMWANRVHPDDLALTRAKLQQAVRDRTDYHHEYRLRWPDGSTRWVEVRGQFSYDIQGHPKQSLGAVIDITERKQAEEALHQALQKLNFHVENTPMAVIEWDRDFRVTRWSAGAERILGWRADEMLGKTLAEIPLVYEDDLEPVTESCRRLVYGEESHIFSSNRNYTKDRAVVHCEWYNSSLKDESGRMTSILSLVMDVTDRKRAEQEREQLLGRERLARAQAEAAQQQLATLVDTSPIGLALLDGEQQFIAINDAMAGINGLPRDHHLGKSVADLFGASDPAIVEVIRQIYATGQPFISPNLPLNAPGHEDRRPGYYDVYYLPTVDSNQRVERLLAYVIDVTERVKLERAQQYLAESSAVLASSLDYQTTLEKVAQLTVPKLADWCTVHIVEENGAIDQIAVAHVDPAKLEWAHQIRDKYPLDTNAERGAALTLRTGQPDLVPEIPDELLVHAAKDPEHLEILRQVGFSSVMTVPLRTQDRIIGVISFISAESGRRYTTADLQLAEELAHRASLAIENAQLYQAAQRDRTKAEAANRIKDEFLAVLSHELRSPLNPILGWARILRSRQLDAAKTDQALETIERNAKLQAQLIEDLLDVSRILQGKLTLTVAPVNLVTTIEAATETVRLAAEAKRIRIQTTLNAIAGQVLGDTNRLQQVIWNLLSNAVKFTPAGGQVAITLEQVDAYAQIQVRDTGKGIHPNFLPHVFDYFRQEDGTTTRQFGGLGLGLAIVRQLTELHGGMVWADSPGQNLGATFTVLLPLNLEGQDQPSAAEPLKKATDLTGLQVLVVDDEADMRELASFVLTQAGAEVAVAASALQALGQLNQSVPDLLLCDIGMPEMNGYALIQQIRKRRHDQGGNIPAIALTAYAGEINQQHALAAGFQLHLAKPIEPDLLVSAIATLVQPPPATGG; translated from the coding sequence ATGAAACGCAACGCGAGCGGGAAGTTTGTGAACAATTGGGAGCGAGAGACCAAGCATCGAGTCAGCCTATCTCTAACCCACACGGCTTGGCGATCGCTCGAGCAAACGGCCCAACAACAGAAAACTTCTCGCTCTGAAGTAATCGAGCAGTTTGCCCGCAGCTTAGAGGCAGAGCATGCTGTCTGCGACCCTGGAGACAATGCTCAAGTTGTACGGCTGCAAAACCAACTACTTGAGCTACAGCAGCAGAACCAGGCGCTAGAAGCGCGGTTAGCCCATACGCCAGGCCCAGTCGAGCAGGCGACAGAGCACAAAGTCGCAGCTATTTTAGAAAGCATCACCGACGCGTTTGTGGCCTTTGACCGCCAGTGGCACTACACCTACGTCAACCAGGCCGCGGCCCAAATTCTGCACAAAGCCCCTGAAGATTTGATTGGCAAACAGGTTTGGAACGACGTTTTTCCGGAGCTAGTGGGTGGGGTGGCCTACGAGGCCATGCACCGGGCAATCGCAGAGCAAATTCCGGTGGCTTGGGAAGAGTTTGGCGAGCCCCTTCAACGCTGCCTGGAGGTCAAAGCCTATCCGTCCGCTGAAGGAATCGCGGTTTACTTTCGAGATGTGACCGATCGCAAGCAGGCCGAGGTAGAACGGGAGCGACTGCTCCGCGATTTGGAAACAGAACATGCCCAGTTTGAAGCGGTGCTGCGGCAGATGCCGGCGGGCGTGCTGATTGCTGAGGCCGGGTCTAACAAATTGATCCTAGCCAATGAGCAGGCGAAACAAATTTTGGGCTGTAGCTACGAGCAGTCCTACGAACTAGAAGCCTATGTACCCATCACTCCCTTTGAAGCGTTTCGCCCCGATGGGCAAAAATATGAGCCCCATGAATTTCCCCTGCCGCGATCGCTGAGAACCGGCGAAGTCGTCACCGACGAGGAGATGGAGCTTCGCCAGGACGATGGTCAACGGACCGTAATTACAGTGAATGCCGCCCCAATTTTAGATGGGCAAGGGCAAATTTTGGCGGCCGCCGTAGTGTTTCAAGACATTACCGAACGCCAGCAAACCGAAAAGCTCCTCAGGCAGCAGGCGGAACACCTCGAAAACCAGCAAAAATGGTTAGAAGCCGTTCTCGATTCAATGCCAACGCCGACCGTTTTTATTGAACCAGAAACCGCAAAAGTGATTTTTGCTAACCGAATAGCGAATGAGTTAGCCGGCGGTGATCTACCTAAAAACAAATCTCTAGAGGAATACGCCAGCGCCTATTACTGCACCGATGCTCAGGGCGATCGCATTGCCACTGAACAAATGCCAGCCGTGCTAGTTGCCCGTGGGGAGCAGTTACAGAACTATGAGATGAACTGGCATACCCCTGACGGCGTGCGGGCCACCCTTTGCTGGGGAGAAATATTGCCCGCCATGTATGGGCATCCGGCGATCGGCATTGGCATGTTTCAGGATGTGACCCGTCTCAAGCAGATTGAGGCGAACCTGCGGCAGGCCGAAGAACGCTTACAGCTAGCCCTCTCATCGGCCCAAATGGTGGCCTGGGATGTGGATCTAGAAACGGATCAGGTCGTGTGTTCTCCTAATGCCGAAGAAATTTGGGGCATGCAAGTCGGCACCACAGAGGCATTTCGGGCCCTCATTCACCCAGAGGATCGTCCACTGCTCAGGCAAGCGACCGTAGAGGCCCTGGAGGGAAACCAGACTTTTGCCCAAGAATATCGCGTGGTCGCTCCCGACGGTGAGGTGCGCTGGCTCAAGGGTCAGGGACAGATTTATCTCAATGAATCTGGGCAAGCTGTTCGCATGGCCGGGGTTTCAATCAATATTACCGAGCGCAAGCAAATCGAAGCCAACCGCGAGGCCCTACTCGCAGAGTTACAGCGCAAAGAACAGCAGCAGAAATTTTTGATTGAACTGAACGATGCCGCTCGCACCCTGCAAGACCCAGAGGAAATTGTTTGGCAGGTCGTCAACGCCACCGGCAAGCAATTCAACGTCACGCGCTGTGCCTACGGTGAAATTGATCAGGCCCAAGAACATGTGATCGTCGATCGCGACTACTGCGACGGCGTCATCAGTGTTGTGGGTAAGCACCACATGGATTCGTTTGGGGCTGAGATCATTGCCCAGTTAAAGCAGGGCAAAACCGTTGTGGTCGACGATGTCGCTCGCGACCCCCGCACCGCTGGCGTTGGCGAGGCGGCTTTTGCCGCCATTGAAACCCAATCGCTGCTCTGCGTGCCCCTGGTCAAGCGCGGGCGGTTCGTTGCCCTACTGGTGCTGCACCATGCGGCACCCCGCCCCTGGACGGCAAACGATGTGGCCCTGATGGAGCGCATCGCCGAAAAAACCTGGCTGGCCGTAGAGCGATCGCGGGCCGAAGCGAACCTGCGCGAAAGCGAAGCACGGCTCCAGCTCGCCCTCAATATCGGCCGCATGGGCACTTGGGAATGGGACATGCAAACTGGCACCATCCGCTGGTCGGCTGGGCATTTCACCATCCTGGGTTACCAGCCCAACGAATGCGAGCCGAGCTACAAAATGTGGGCCAATCGCGTCCATCCCGACGATCTAGCCTTGACCAGGGCAAAGCTCCAGCAGGCGGTTCGAGATCGCACCGATTACCACCACGAATATCGACTGCGCTGGCCCGATGGTTCCACTCGCTGGGTCGAGGTTCGGGGGCAGTTTTCCTACGATATTCAAGGCCATCCTAAGCAGTCGCTCGGAGCGGTGATCGACATTACCGAGCGCAAGCAAGCAGAGGAGGCCCTGCATCAGGCGCTGCAGAAGCTCAATTTCCACGTTGAAAACACCCCCATGGCGGTGATCGAGTGGGACCGAGACTTTCGCGTGACTCGGTGGTCGGCGGGTGCAGAGCGCATTCTGGGTTGGCGGGCCGACGAAATGCTGGGCAAAACGCTAGCCGAGATCCCCCTTGTCTATGAAGACGATCTAGAACCGGTTACTGAATCCTGCCGCCGGTTAGTTTACGGTGAAGAGTCCCACATTTTTTCCTCCAACCGCAACTACACCAAAGATCGCGCCGTGGTTCACTGCGAGTGGTACAACTCCAGCCTTAAAGACGAGTCGGGACGGATGACCTCTATCCTGTCGTTGGTGATGGATGTCACTGATCGTAAGCGAGCCGAGCAGGAGCGAGAACAACTGCTCGGGCGGGAACGGCTAGCCCGGGCCCAGGCTGAAGCTGCCCAACAGCAGCTGGCCACCCTGGTTGACACCTCCCCAATTGGGCTGGCGCTCTTAGACGGTGAGCAGCAATTTATCGCCATCAACGACGCCATGGCTGGGATCAATGGGTTGCCCCGTGACCATCACCTGGGTAAATCCGTTGCAGACCTATTTGGTGCGTCTGACCCCGCCATCGTCGAGGTTATTCGCCAGATCTATGCCACGGGACAGCCGTTTATTTCGCCCAACCTGCCCCTCAATGCCCCTGGCCATGAGGATCGCCGCCCCGGCTATTACGACGTTTACTATTTGCCAACGGTTGATTCAAATCAGCGGGTAGAACGACTTTTAGCCTACGTTATTGATGTCACAGAGCGCGTCAAACTAGAGCGCGCCCAGCAGTATCTCGCTGAGTCGAGCGCCGTGCTGGCCTCTTCCCTCGACTACCAAACGACCCTAGAGAAAGTTGCCCAGCTCACCGTACCGAAATTGGCCGACTGGTGCACCGTTCACATCGTGGAAGAGAATGGCGCAATCGACCAAATTGCCGTGGCCCACGTTGACCCGGCCAAGCTAGAATGGGCCCACCAAATCCGAGACAAGTATCCCCTAGATACCAATGCAGAGCGCGGTGCCGCCCTGACCCTGCGCACTGGGCAACCCGACCTGGTGCCTGAAATTCCCGATGAGCTGTTGGTCCATGCCGCCAAAGACCCTGAGCATTTAGAGATTTTGCGACAGGTGGGCTTTAGCTCGGTGATGACGGTGCCGCTACGCACCCAGGACCGCATCATTGGCGTGATCTCGTTTATCTCGGCGGAGTCGGGCCGCCGCTACACCACCGCAGATTTGCAGCTCGCAGAAGAATTGGCGCACCGAGCTTCATTGGCGATCGAAAATGCTCAGCTCTATCAGGCGGCCCAGCGCGATCGCACCAAAGCCGAAGCCGCCAACCGCATCAAAGACGAATTCTTGGCCGTCTTGTCTCATGAGCTCAGGTCACCCCTAAATCCGATTTTGGGCTGGGCCAGAATATTGCGCAGCAGACAGCTGGATGCCGCTAAAACTGACCAAGCCCTAGAAACCATCGAGCGCAACGCCAAACTCCAGGCGCAGCTGATCGAAGACCTGCTCGATGTCTCCCGCATTTTGCAGGGCAAGCTGACTTTGACCGTAGCCCCAGTAAATCTCGTCACCACCATTGAAGCGGCGACTGAAACCGTGCGCCTGGCGGCGGAAGCCAAACGGATTCGCATTCAAACCACGCTGAATGCGATCGCGGGCCAGGTTTTAGGCGACACCAACCGGCTCCAACAAGTGATTTGGAACCTGCTCTCCAATGCGGTCAAGTTCACCCCAGCGGGTGGGCAAGTCGCCATCACCCTAGAGCAGGTTGACGCCTATGCTCAAATTCAGGTGAGAGACACCGGCAAAGGCATTCATCCCAACTTTCTGCCCCACGTATTTGATTATTTCCGTCAAGAAGACGGCACCACCACCCGACAGTTTGGCGGCCTCGGCTTGGGCCTGGCGATCGTGCGCCAGCTCACCGAACTGCACGGCGGGATGGTGTGGGCCGACAGTCCGGGACAAAACCTGGGCGCGACCTTTACGGTGCTGCTGCCCCTCAACCTAGAAGGGCAGGATCAACCCTCTGCCGCTGAACCGTTAAAAAAAGCGACCGACTTAACCGGGCTACAGGTCTTAGTCGTAGACGACGAGGCCGACATGCGGGAGTTGGCGTCCTTCGTTCTCACCCAGGCGGGGGCCGAGGTAGCCGTTGCCGCCTCAGCCCTGCAAGCTCTCGGCCAGCTCAATCAGTCTGTGCCCGACCTGCTACTGTGCGACATCGGCATGCCGGAGATGAATGGCTACGCGCTGATTCAGCAAATCCGCAAAAGACGCCACGACCAGGGCGGCAATATTCCTGCGATCGCCCTGACGGCCTACGCGGGAGAGATCAATCAGCAGCATGCCCTGGCCGCTGGCTTTCAGCTGCACCTAGCCAAACCCATTGAACCAGACCTGCTGGTGAGCGCGATCGCCACGCTGGTGCAGCCGCCACCGGCAACCGGCGGTTAG
- a CDS encoding class I SAM-dependent methyltransferase gives MHADPVQKEYARLAPWYDRRWSFYVDATVQETMHRLELNSHERILDLGCGTGTLIQCLLRLNPETEIIGLDPSAEMLNVARQKLPKSVELRIGSADNIPFPNESFDLVISTNAFHYFRHPYQAIQEVKRVLGPNGHLVITDWCDDYLTCRICDIFLRLFNRAHFRTYGTSECQRMLQDEGLAKVSIEKYKIDWLWGMMTATAVKKAIAT, from the coding sequence ATGCACGCTGATCCTGTTCAGAAGGAATACGCCCGTCTTGCGCCTTGGTACGATCGCCGTTGGTCATTTTATGTTGATGCCACTGTTCAAGAGACCATGCATCGTTTAGAGCTCAATTCTCATGAGCGCATCTTAGATCTGGGTTGTGGAACAGGAACGTTAATTCAGTGCCTTTTGCGCCTAAATCCAGAAACAGAGATTATCGGATTAGATCCTTCCGCAGAGATGTTAAATGTAGCTCGACAGAAATTACCGAAGTCAGTTGAGTTGCGAATCGGTAGTGCAGATAATATTCCATTTCCAAACGAGAGTTTTGATTTGGTGATCTCAACCAATGCGTTTCATTACTTTCGTCATCCTTATCAGGCCATCCAAGAAGTAAAGCGAGTTCTAGGGCCTAATGGGCATCTAGTGATTACAGACTGGTGCGACGATTATCTGACATGTCGTATTTGCGATATTTTTCTACGCCTTTTCAATCGCGCTCATTTTAGGACGTATGGCACAAGTGAATGCCAAAGAATGCTCCAAGATGAAGGATTAGCTAAAGTTTCAATTGAGAAATACAAAATTGATTGGTTGTGGGGAATGATGACAGCAACGGCTGTTAAGAAAGCGATCGCGACGTAA
- a CDS encoding ABC transporter substrate-binding protein, whose protein sequence is MPKLLAQSIGALRRRRFMQLAAAAGMASLTTCRPSARPPTDGAAIESGQNFDWRQFAGNQIGLLLDDHPWTTGLLPYLPDFEALTGITLKPRTVAEPAYFAEMEALLRADPVPMDVFFLPMDSTAYRLWEDDLLLPLTPLLNNPKLTAANYNLFDFPEGFRLAAMYPPDSSSPQLFGIPATFEAYILFYNKRLVNQFLAGQVPQTMVELVQAANQINESGQAIGAVMRGVKSDVIIDTVAGIVLNGWGAEPTPLPFNLWFDGDWQQPSLTDPRIVEGLTTYAQLMQAGPANIKQMNWPEATQLFQAGKAAFYIDASLFGPVFERRDTSAIAGQVGYTVLPRVHQQSLTGHWLWGLGIPRLSSHPQAAWLFIQWATSPEMEAKIAVATGGAPRFSSWLTPSVYTEAINFDYALAVQTAMQTSRPTAVLHPRWNQVALAIAATIHDIYDGVEPALAADQLQSTVRQLMASEGPP, encoded by the coding sequence ATGCCAAAGCTATTGGCTCAGTCTATAGGTGCGCTTCGCCGCCGTCGGTTTATGCAGCTGGCAGCGGCAGCGGGGATGGCGAGCTTAACCACCTGCCGACCGTCGGCTCGACCTCCTACAGATGGAGCGGCGATCGAGTCGGGCCAGAATTTTGACTGGCGTCAGTTTGCGGGTAATCAGATCGGGTTGCTACTGGATGATCACCCCTGGACCACGGGCCTACTGCCCTACCTGCCCGACTTTGAGGCCCTGACCGGCATCACCCTAAAGCCGCGCACGGTGGCGGAACCAGCCTATTTTGCGGAGATGGAGGCCCTGTTGCGGGCTGACCCTGTGCCGATGGATGTCTTCTTTTTACCAATGGATTCCACGGCCTACCGGCTGTGGGAAGACGATCTGCTGCTACCGCTGACGCCGCTGCTCAACAACCCCAAGCTGACGGCGGCTAACTACAACCTGTTTGACTTTCCTGAGGGGTTTCGGCTGGCGGCCATGTATCCGCCAGACAGCAGCAGCCCCCAGCTGTTTGGCATTCCCGCCACCTTTGAGGCGTACATTTTGTTTTACAACAAGCGCCTGGTGAATCAGTTTTTGGCGGGTCAGGTGCCCCAAACTATGGTTGAGCTGGTGCAGGCCGCGAACCAGATCAACGAGAGCGGGCAGGCTATTGGGGCAGTGATGCGTGGGGTTAAATCGGACGTCATTATCGATACGGTAGCGGGGATTGTGCTCAACGGCTGGGGAGCCGAGCCCACCCCGCTGCCCTTTAACCTCTGGTTCGACGGCGACTGGCAACAGCCTAGCCTCACCGATCCTCGCATTGTTGAGGGGTTGACCACCTACGCCCAGCTGATGCAGGCGGGGCCAGCCAACATCAAACAGATGAACTGGCCCGAGGCTACCCAGCTCTTTCAGGCGGGGAAAGCGGCGTTTTACATCGATGCCAGTCTGTTTGGGCCTGTCTTTGAGCGGCGTGACACTTCTGCGATCGCCGGTCAGGTGGGCTACACCGTGCTGCCCCGGGTTCACCAACAGAGCCTGACCGGTCACTGGCTTTGGGGGCTCGGCATTCCCCGGCTGTCTAGTCACCCCCAAGCCGCCTGGCTGTTTATTCAATGGGCCACCAGCCCGGAGATGGAAGCCAAAATTGCTGTGGCCACGGGTGGGGCACCCCGATTTTCGAGCTGGTTGACGCCGTCGGTCTACACCGAGGCGATCAACTTTGACTATGCTCTAGCCGTACAGACCGCCATGCAAACCTCGCGCCCGACAGCGGTGCTGCACCCCCGCTGGAACCAGGTTGCCCTGGCGATCGCGGCCACCATTCACGATATCTACGATGGGGTAGAGCCAGCCTTGGCCGCCGACCAGCTCCAGTCCACCGTGAGGCAGCTGATGGCGAGTGAGGGCCCGCCATGA
- a CDS encoding EAL domain-containing protein, whose product MIGRLRWFRTIRAQLMLGFGIILLLHGISAAIGYGSLQRLRLRSQATLDNAAQLRELSLELKTNFLLARQAEEAYFDTWQGGNIDANARVHVQTNQDYLAQARQNLAALRELEAQNPELAEEFALLDSLFDNYESAFETTTRRIAEDSLNHEVHRQLKDLLAILPDSQRAEITTLRMLVWQLMAQQQTYLNTQDPAYLDDLQSSLDQLSAALKQLPLESLDPEARALMQTYRISLNALLFLDQQVQVNRIIAANINQDINEIIQTVSDRSAARAAAARLELDNTANQSSAALLATALTALALAIWASVVLGRRIITPLTLMAIAAERIAQQDLSQPLQLTGDNEFTAVAQAFNHMVNQLRQTLDTLEQRIDERTVALATANQTLQQQTYSLEIALQKLRHSEANYRLLVDHLHAGVIVHAPDTTVVMCNQMAVQLLGRPMEDMVGQRTDNPPWTIVDETGAALTLDHYPVTQVLASQRPLQNRVLGIRRLQAPDCTWVLVNAFPTFDDAQQLTQVVVTFIDISDRKLAEEELRHQALHDALTGLPNRALFTERLEQAVQRFKRHPEQLFAVLFIDLDRFKVINDSLGHLVGDQLLVQIAHILQRHVRASDTVARLGGDEFVILLEQVTSLNEAIQVVERIQRDIKAPFRLTGHTVFTSASLGITLASPNYIRGEDMLRDADNAMYRAKAQGQSSGYEIFSPAMHTSAIELFELETHLRQALERQDFILHYQPIVSLRDRQLLGFEALVRWVHPQRGLIAPGEFIPLAEETGLIIPLSQWIFETACRQMADWCHRFPTVEELKMNVNVAAAQFERPEFFEQIKATLERTSLPATNFGLEVTESLLLLNVKGVLSTLSNLQKQGVDIKIDDFGTGYSSLSYLKRFPINTLKIDQSFVENIDVDHDDVSIVKAIIQIAKSLGMTVIAEGVETEFQTRRLEQLGCDAIQGYWIAPPLPPDQVEAFIQQPSHRST is encoded by the coding sequence ATGATCGGTCGTCTGCGGTGGTTTAGAACCATTCGGGCTCAGCTAATGCTGGGGTTTGGCATTATTTTGCTGCTGCACGGCATCAGCGCCGCCATTGGCTACGGCAGCTTGCAGCGGCTCCGCTTGCGCAGCCAGGCCACCCTCGACAACGCCGCTCAGCTGCGCGAGCTCAGCCTAGAACTAAAAACCAACTTTTTGCTGGCTCGCCAGGCTGAGGAGGCCTATTTTGATACCTGGCAAGGGGGCAACATCGACGCTAATGCCCGGGTGCATGTTCAAACCAACCAGGACTATTTGGCCCAGGCCCGCCAGAACTTAGCCGCTCTGAGGGAATTGGAAGCCCAAAACCCCGAGCTGGCCGAAGAATTTGCCCTACTGGACTCGCTGTTCGACAACTACGAATCGGCCTTTGAAACTACCACTCGCCGCATCGCGGAGGATAGCCTGAACCATGAGGTTCACCGACAGCTAAAGGATTTGCTCGCCATCCTACCCGACAGCCAGCGCGCAGAGATCACGACTTTGCGCATGCTGGTGTGGCAGCTGATGGCTCAGCAGCAGACCTACCTAAATACCCAAGACCCTGCCTATCTCGACGATCTGCAATCGAGTCTAGACCAGCTATCTGCCGCCCTAAAGCAGCTACCGTTGGAGTCGTTAGACCCTGAGGCCCGGGCGCTGATGCAAACCTACCGGATCTCCCTCAATGCCCTGCTGTTTCTCGATCAGCAGGTGCAGGTCAACCGCATCATTGCGGCCAATATCAACCAGGACATTAACGAGATTATTCAAACCGTTAGCGATCGCTCAGCAGCCCGCGCCGCTGCGGCCCGCCTAGAGTTAGACAACACTGCCAATCAAAGCAGCGCGGCCCTGCTGGCTACGGCCTTAACGGCCCTGGCCCTGGCGATCTGGGCCAGTGTTGTGCTGGGGCGGCGGATTATCACCCCCCTAACGCTGATGGCGATCGCCGCCGAGCGCATTGCCCAGCAAGATCTAAGCCAGCCCCTGCAACTCACCGGAGACAACGAATTTACGGCGGTGGCTCAAGCGTTTAACCACATGGTGAACCAGCTGCGGCAAACCCTAGACACCCTAGAGCAACGGATCGACGAACGCACTGTGGCTCTGGCCACCGCGAATCAGACGCTACAGCAGCAAACCTACTCGCTAGAGATTGCTCTGCAAAAACTGCGCCACAGCGAGGCTAACTATCGCCTGCTGGTCGACCATCTCCACGCTGGGGTGATTGTCCACGCTCCCGACACCACCGTTGTCATGTGCAACCAGATGGCGGTGCAGCTGCTGGGGAGGCCGATGGAAGACATGGTGGGCCAGCGGACTGACAATCCCCCCTGGACGATTGTGGATGAAACCGGCGCGGCGTTAACGCTCGATCACTATCCAGTGACGCAGGTGCTCGCCAGCCAACGCCCTCTGCAAAACCGCGTATTGGGTATCCGTCGCCTCCAGGCCCCAGACTGCACCTGGGTCTTAGTCAATGCATTTCCCACCTTTGACGATGCCCAGCAGCTAACCCAGGTGGTGGTGACCTTTATCGACATCAGCGATCGCAAATTGGCTGAAGAAGAACTGCGCCATCAGGCCCTGCACGACGCCCTCACCGGCCTACCCAACCGAGCCCTGTTTACTGAGCGATTAGAGCAGGCGGTGCAGCGGTTCAAACGCCACCCCGAGCAGCTGTTTGCGGTTTTGTTCATCGACCTAGATCGTTTTAAGGTGATCAACGACAGCCTGGGTCACCTGGTGGGCGATCAGCTGCTGGTGCAAATTGCCCACATTCTGCAACGCCACGTCAGGGCCAGCGACACGGTCGCCCGCCTGGGGGGCGATGAGTTTGTTATTTTGCTGGAGCAAGTCACCAGCTTGAACGAAGCCATCCAGGTGGTGGAGCGCATTCAGAGAGATATCAAAGCGCCATTTAGGCTGACGGGCCACACGGTGTTTACCTCTGCCAGCTTGGGCATTACCCTGGCCAGCCCCAACTACATTCGAGGCGAAGACATGCTGCGCGATGCGGATAACGCCATGTATCGAGCCAAGGCCCAGGGGCAATCCTCTGGCTACGAAATCTTCAGCCCGGCGATGCACACTAGCGCGATCGAGCTATTTGAGTTAGAAACCCATCTACGCCAAGCTTTGGAGCGCCAAGACTTCATTCTTCACTATCAGCCCATTGTCAGCCTGCGCGATCGGCAGCTACTAGGGTTTGAGGCGCTGGTGCGGTGGGTGCATCCCCAGCGCGGGCTAATTGCCCCCGGCGAATTTATTCCCCTGGCGGAGGAAACGGGGCTGATTATTCCCTTGAGCCAGTGGATTTTTGAGACCGCCTGCCGCCAGATGGCCGATTGGTGTCACCGGTTCCCAACCGTCGAGGAGCTGAAGATGAATGTGAATGTGGCGGCGGCGCAGTTTGAGCGGCCCGAATTTTTTGAGCAGATCAAGGCTACTTTGGAGCGAACATCGTTGCCGGCCACCAACTTTGGTTTAGAGGTGACCGAAAGTCTGCTGCTGCTGAACGTGAAGGGCGTGCTGTCAACACTGTCGAACCTTCAGAAGCAGGGGGTTGATATCAAAATTGATGACTTCGGCACCGGCTATTCATCCCTGAGCTATCTCAAACGCTTTCCCATCAATACCCTGAAGATTGACCAGTCGTTTGTTGAAAATATTGATGTTGACCACGACGATGTCAGCATCGTCAAAGCCATTATTCAAATCGCCAAGTCGCTGGGCATGACCGTGATCGCCGAAGGAGTCGAAACTGAGTTTCAAACCCGCCGACTGGAGCAGTTGGGCTGTGACGCTATTCAGGGCTACTGGATTGCGCCGCCGCTGCCCCCCGACCAGGTGGAAGCATTTATTCAGCAGCCTAGCCATAGATCGACCTAA